The Comamonas sp. GB3 AK4-5 genome includes a region encoding these proteins:
- a CDS encoding 3-hydroxyacyl-CoA dehydrogenase NAD-binding domain-containing protein has protein sequence MTAEYKVHGAVAVITLNNPPVNGLGLSTRRAVVNGLKQAQADASVQAIVITGAGKAFSGGADIKEFGTEQSIQEPNLHSVIAALEQCNKPVVAAIHSVCMGGGLELALGCHYRIVAPGTSVALPEVKLGLLPGAGGTQRLPRVLGPEAALNMIVSGEAVKSELLAQAPGQKLFDKLAASAESLAAEALALAQEVGERHAAGNEPLPLVRNLPCKHPLGDAYFGFARNMVGGMAKNYPAPLKCVDAVEAATKRKIADGLQYERELFVNLMWTPESRALRHLFMAERAASKIADVPADTAVRAIQKIGVIGAGTMGGGISMNFLNAGIPVTILETKQEALDRGVATIKKNYEAQVKKGKLKEDKYAQRMALLSTTLSYDALKDCDLIIEAVFEELGVKETVFKQLDAVAKPGAILASNTSTLDVDKIAAFTKRPQDVVGMHFFSPANVMKLLEVVRGKATAKDVLATVMQIAKKIKKTAVVSGVCDGFIGNRMIEQYSRQAGFLLDEGATPQQVDKAAEKFGFAMGPFRMGDLAGNDIGWAIRKRRAVERADMKYSRTADKLCELGRFGQKTGAGWYDYQAGKRDAIPSALVVKMIEDHRKELGITPRKIADEEIVQRLVYALVNEGAHILEDGIAGKSGDIDMVYLTGYGFPIYRGGPMHYASETGLGNVVRAMERFAQNPHDDAKFWQPAPLLARLAAEGKSFS, from the coding sequence ATGACGGCTGAATACAAGGTCCACGGTGCAGTGGCCGTGATCACGCTCAACAATCCCCCCGTCAACGGGCTGGGGCTGAGCACCCGCCGCGCTGTGGTGAATGGCCTCAAGCAGGCCCAGGCCGATGCCAGCGTGCAGGCCATCGTCATCACCGGTGCGGGCAAGGCCTTTTCGGGCGGCGCCGACATCAAGGAGTTCGGCACCGAGCAATCGATTCAGGAACCCAATCTGCACAGCGTGATTGCGGCGCTGGAGCAATGCAACAAGCCCGTGGTGGCCGCCATCCACAGCGTGTGCATGGGCGGTGGTCTGGAGCTGGCCCTGGGCTGCCACTACCGCATCGTTGCCCCCGGTACCAGCGTGGCCCTGCCCGAGGTGAAGCTGGGCCTGCTGCCCGGCGCCGGCGGCACGCAGCGCCTGCCGCGCGTGCTGGGCCCCGAAGCCGCGTTGAACATGATCGTCAGCGGCGAAGCCGTGAAAAGCGAGCTGCTGGCCCAGGCCCCGGGCCAAAAGCTGTTCGACAAGCTGGCCGCATCGGCCGAGAGCCTGGCTGCTGAGGCCCTGGCCCTGGCCCAGGAAGTGGGCGAGCGCCACGCCGCAGGCAACGAGCCGCTGCCCCTGGTGCGCAACCTGCCCTGTAAGCACCCGCTGGGTGATGCCTACTTTGGCTTTGCCCGCAACATGGTGGGTGGCATGGCCAAGAACTACCCTGCACCGCTGAAATGCGTGGACGCGGTGGAAGCCGCCACCAAGCGCAAAATTGCCGACGGCCTGCAGTATGAGCGCGAGCTGTTCGTAAACCTGATGTGGACGCCCGAGTCCCGCGCGCTGCGCCATCTGTTCATGGCCGAGCGTGCAGCATCAAAGATCGCTGACGTGCCCGCCGATACTGCGGTGCGTGCTATTCAAAAGATAGGGGTGATTGGCGCCGGCACCATGGGCGGCGGCATCAGCATGAACTTCTTGAACGCCGGTATTCCGGTGACGATTCTGGAAACCAAGCAGGAAGCGCTGGACCGTGGCGTAGCCACGATCAAGAAGAACTACGAGGCCCAGGTCAAAAAAGGCAAGCTCAAGGAAGACAAATACGCCCAGCGCATGGCGCTGCTGTCCACCACGCTGAGCTATGACGCGCTGAAGGATTGCGACCTCATCATCGAGGCTGTGTTCGAGGAGCTGGGCGTCAAGGAAACCGTGTTCAAGCAGTTGGATGCCGTGGCCAAGCCCGGCGCCATTCTGGCCTCCAACACCTCCACGCTGGACGTGGACAAGATCGCGGCCTTCACCAAGCGCCCGCAGGACGTGGTGGGCATGCATTTTTTCAGCCCCGCCAACGTGATGAAGCTGCTGGAAGTGGTGCGCGGCAAGGCCACGGCCAAGGACGTGCTGGCCACGGTGATGCAGATCGCCAAGAAGATCAAAAAGACCGCCGTGGTCTCCGGCGTGTGCGATGGCTTTATCGGCAACCGCATGATCGAGCAGTACTCGCGCCAGGCCGGCTTTTTGCTGGACGAAGGCGCCACGCCCCAGCAGGTGGACAAGGCGGCCGAGAAGTTCGGCTTTGCCATGGGCCCGTTCCGCATGGGCGACCTGGCCGGCAACGACATCGGCTGGGCCATCCGCAAGCGCCGCGCCGTGGAACGCGCCGACATGAAGTACAGCCGCACGGCAGACAAGCTCTGCGAGCTGGGTCGCTTTGGCCAGAAGACCGGCGCCGGCTGGTATGACTACCAGGCAGGCAAGCGCGACGCCATTCCCTCGGCGCTGGTGGTCAAGATGATCGAGGACCACCGCAAGGAGCTGGGCATCACGCCGCGCAAGATTGCTGACGAAGAAATCGTGCAGCGCCTGGTCTACGCCCTGGTCAACGAGGGAGCCCATATTCTGGAAGACGGCATTGCCGGCAAGTCGGGCGACATCGACATGGTGTACCTGACTGGCTATGGCTTTCCCATCTACCGCGGTGGCCCCATGCACTACGCCAGCGAAACCGGCCTGGGCAACGTGGTGCGTGCCATGGAGCGCTTTGCGCAGAACCCGCATGACGACGCCAAGTTCTGGCAGCCCGCGCCGCTGCTGGCGCGCCTGGCTGCCGAAGGCAAGTCTTTTTCTTGA
- a CDS encoding PLP-dependent aminotransferase family protein produces the protein MTLSSLPESEPKVGAEAKPAPRASRSAPWHWQPLRGSGVPLVEQLALHVEGLVRSHGLRAGMRLPSVRQLAEDSGVSRDTVVQAYDRLAAQSLIHSRRGAGFFVSALRKVDALETPFPAQTSAAVDRPTDRAIDTPYLLRTMFQQGAAPESSGSAGLLPPQWLEPEMLTGAIRSVGRSAGLSLSGYGLPQGYAPLRQQIAAHLQAQDVPVHPERNLLTVAGVTHGLDLITRLLVRPGDVVLVEDPAWFLIFGHLQALGAQLVGVPRGPDGPDIAALAALAAQHRPRLFIVNTAVHNPTGQTLSAGVAHAMLKVAEQYDFLLVEDDTYADFHPGQPTRLAALDRLQRVLLVGGYSKTLAGGLRVGYIAAQAERIEQLLDLKLLAGLTSAQLGEMVVHRILSEGQYRRHVERLRERVDKARAQCLRRVEALGWQVPQEPLAGMFVWADCGMDSELLARRAAEQGLLLAPGVLFSPRQVPGSMLRLPVPLAQHAAPWELMARLQKQLR, from the coding sequence ATGACACTTTCCTCGCTTCCAGAGTCCGAGCCCAAGGTAGGCGCCGAGGCCAAGCCCGCGCCGCGTGCTTCCCGTAGTGCCCCCTGGCATTGGCAGCCCTTGCGCGGCAGCGGTGTGCCCCTGGTGGAGCAACTGGCGCTGCATGTGGAAGGCCTGGTGCGCAGCCATGGCCTGCGCGCCGGCATGCGCCTGCCCTCGGTACGCCAGTTGGCCGAGGACAGCGGTGTGAGCCGCGATACCGTGGTCCAGGCCTATGACAGGCTGGCCGCGCAGTCGCTCATCCATTCCCGCCGCGGTGCTGGCTTTTTTGTGAGCGCGCTGCGCAAGGTGGATGCGCTGGAGACGCCGTTTCCCGCCCAGACCTCGGCGGCGGTGGATCGGCCTACCGACAGAGCGATAGACACGCCTTATCTGCTGCGCACCATGTTCCAGCAGGGCGCAGCTCCCGAGTCTTCCGGCAGCGCTGGCCTGCTGCCGCCCCAGTGGCTGGAGCCAGAGATGCTCACCGGCGCCATACGCAGCGTGGGCCGCTCGGCCGGGCTCAGCCTGTCGGGCTATGGCCTGCCTCAGGGCTATGCGCCGCTGCGCCAGCAGATTGCGGCCCATTTGCAGGCCCAGGATGTGCCGGTGCACCCGGAACGCAATCTGCTGACGGTGGCCGGTGTGACCCATGGTTTGGACTTGATTACACGCTTGCTGGTGCGCCCCGGCGATGTGGTGTTGGTGGAAGACCCGGCCTGGTTTTTGATTTTTGGCCATTTGCAGGCCTTGGGCGCCCAACTGGTGGGTGTGCCGCGCGGCCCGGACGGGCCGGACATTGCCGCGCTGGCGGCGCTGGCGGCCCAGCACCGGCCGCGTTTGTTCATCGTGAACACGGCAGTGCACAACCCCACGGGGCAGACGCTGTCGGCCGGCGTGGCCCATGCCATGCTGAAGGTTGCCGAGCAATATGATTTTTTACTGGTGGAAGACGACACCTATGCCGACTTTCACCCCGGCCAGCCCACGCGCCTGGCCGCGCTGGACCGGCTGCAGCGCGTGCTGCTGGTGGGCGGCTATTCCAAGACCCTGGCCGGGGGCCTGCGCGTGGGCTATATCGCCGCCCAGGCCGAGCGCATCGAGCAACTGCTGGACTTGAAGCTGCTGGCGGGTTTGACCTCGGCCCAACTGGGCGAGATGGTGGTACACCGCATCCTGAGCGAAGGCCAGTACCGCCGCCATGTGGAGCGCCTGCGCGAGCGCGTGGACAAGGCGCGCGCCCAATGCCTGCGCCGGGTGGAGGCGCTGGGCTGGCAGGTGCCGCAAGAGCCTCTGGCCGGCATGTTTGTCTGGGCGGACTGCGGCATGGACTCCGAATTGCTGGCGCGCCGCGCGGCCGAGCAAGGCCTGCTGCTGGCGCCGGGCGTGCTGTTCTCGCCGCGCCAGGTGCCGGGCAGCATGCTGCGGCTTCCCGTGCCTTTGGCCCAGCATGCCGCGCCCTGGGAGCTGATGGCGCGGCTGCAAAAACAGCTGCGCTGA
- a CDS encoding LysE family translocator, whose translation MDALAPTLTVATLVPLAMFSFVSSITPGPNNVMLTASGATFGFRRTLPHLLGISLGCALMMLLVGSGLGSAFSTWPWLYTLLQIVGGAYLLWLTWKIAHATGVQQGQAGSKPFSFWQAAAFQWVNPKAWLMTVGIIAAYTPQDSFVANLLLATVVLTLINLPCISVWALFGSAVGRLLRTPQALRWFNYGMAFLLLLSLYPMAKELLGY comes from the coding sequence ATGGACGCCCTGGCCCCCACTCTGACCGTCGCCACCCTTGTGCCACTGGCCATGTTCTCCTTTGTCAGCTCCATCACCCCGGGGCCCAACAATGTGATGCTCACCGCCTCGGGCGCCACCTTTGGCTTTCGCCGCACCCTGCCCCATTTGCTGGGCATCAGCCTGGGTTGCGCCTTGATGATGCTGCTGGTGGGCTCCGGCCTGGGCTCGGCCTTCAGCACCTGGCCCTGGCTGTACACCCTGCTGCAAATAGTGGGTGGCGCCTATCTGCTGTGGCTGACCTGGAAGATCGCCCACGCCACCGGCGTGCAGCAGGGCCAGGCCGGCAGCAAGCCGTTTTCTTTCTGGCAGGCGGCCGCCTTTCAATGGGTGAATCCCAAGGCCTGGCTGATGACGGTGGGCATCATCGCCGCCTACACCCCGCAGGACAGCTTTGTGGCGAACTTGCTGCTGGCAACGGTGGTGCTGACGCTCATCAACCTCCCCTGTATCAGCGTCTGGGCCTTGTTCGGCAGCGCCGTGGGCCGGCTGCTGCGCACGCCCCAGGCACTGCGCTGGTTCAACTACGGCATGGCGTTTTTGCTGCTGCTGTCGCTCTACCCCATGGCCAAAGAATTACTCGGCTACTGA
- a CDS encoding MATE family efflux transporter yields the protein MSAVIPAAASGGRAAAVSPLLQGRILPTLLKLSVPNVLAMVMAMLVGVAETYYVGQLGLVPLAAMALVFPFAMLTQMMSNGAMGGGVSSAISRALGAGDQVRAGTLALHAVVIGIGAGLVYAALLVWLGPVFFAWLGGRGEVLTVASHYGQVLFSGAMLVWLCNTLASVVRGTGNMRVPSTVVFVTAALQIMVGGALGLGLGPFPRWGMTGVAIGNLLAMGAGVLVLLAYLQWGQQRLRLPWRGVRLSWPMFRDILRVGALACLSPLQSVLTALVMTGLVARLGPQALAGYGIGQRLEFLLIPIAFGVGVASVPMVGMAMGAGQVQRARQVAWAAGGVAALTLAGIGAVVVAWPRLWSGIFTTDAQVLAHADLYLRIAGPGFAFFGMGLALYFAALGSGRILGPIVAGTARLAVVAGLGAWLTQQAGATAQSLFWVVTAGMLVYGLGTVWAVWRTRWD from the coding sequence ATGAGCGCGGTGATACCCGCCGCAGCTTCTGGAGGCAGGGCCGCCGCAGTCTCGCCGCTGTTGCAGGGCCGCATTCTGCCCACGCTGCTCAAACTCTCGGTTCCCAATGTGCTGGCCATGGTGATGGCCATGCTGGTGGGTGTGGCGGAGACCTATTACGTGGGCCAGCTGGGGCTGGTGCCGCTGGCGGCCATGGCCCTGGTGTTTCCGTTTGCCATGCTCACGCAGATGATGAGCAACGGCGCCATGGGCGGCGGCGTGTCCTCGGCCATCAGCCGGGCGCTGGGCGCGGGCGATCAGGTCAGGGCCGGCACGCTGGCCTTGCATGCCGTGGTCATAGGGATTGGCGCGGGCCTGGTCTATGCCGCATTGCTGGTGTGGCTGGGGCCGGTGTTCTTTGCCTGGCTGGGCGGCCGGGGCGAGGTGCTGACCGTGGCCAGCCACTATGGCCAGGTGCTGTTCAGCGGGGCCATGCTGGTGTGGCTGTGCAACACCCTGGCATCGGTGGTGCGCGGCACCGGCAATATGCGCGTGCCTTCCACCGTGGTGTTCGTGACGGCTGCGTTGCAAATCATGGTGGGTGGCGCCCTGGGCCTGGGTTTGGGGCCGTTTCCGCGCTGGGGCATGACGGGCGTGGCCATCGGCAATCTGCTGGCCATGGGGGCGGGCGTGCTGGTGCTGCTGGCCTACCTCCAGTGGGGGCAGCAGCGGTTGCGCCTTCCCTGGCGCGGTGTGCGCCTGTCCTGGCCCATGTTTCGCGACATTCTGCGCGTGGGGGCGCTGGCCTGCTTGTCACCGCTGCAGTCCGTGCTGACGGCCCTGGTCATGACCGGCCTGGTGGCCCGGCTGGGTCCGCAGGCGCTGGCGGGCTATGGCATAGGCCAGCGGTTGGAATTTTTGCTGATCCCCATTGCCTTTGGCGTGGGCGTGGCATCGGTGCCCATGGTGGGCATGGCCATGGGCGCAGGCCAGGTGCAGCGCGCCCGGCAGGTGGCCTGGGCCGCGGGCGGGGTGGCCGCCCTCACGCTGGCGGGGATTGGCGCCGTGGTGGTGGCGTGGCCGCGGCTGTGGTCGGGCATTTTCACCACCGACGCCCAGGTGCTGGCGCATGCCGATCTCTACCTGCGCATTGCGGGGCCGGGCTTTGCCTTCTTCGGCATGGGCTTGGCGCTGTATTTTGCGGCCCTGGGCTCGGGGCGCATTCTGGGGCCCATCGTGGCTGGCACGGCCCGCCTGGCCGTGGTGGCGGGCCTGGGCGCCTGGCTGACCCAGCAGGCCGGTGCCACGGCACAGTCGCTGTTTTGGGTGGTCACGGCCGGCATGCTGGTCTATGGCCTGGGAACCGTCTGGGCCGTGTGGCGCACGCGCTGGGATTGA
- a CDS encoding MarR family winged helix-turn-helix transcriptional regulator, with product MPPRSPDARCTSFTARSLSRKMSQFYDDMLAPSGLRGTQFNVLVQARRAHKAGQKPLTVTRLAELLHTDRTTLTRNLQTLQGQGLVEVVAGSDGRSRCVVVTAAGEQAFRQGLQYWRKAQQQVRAVCGEEVVAQLEQVVDLMLERLQAAAEGSVA from the coding sequence ATGCCCCCACGTTCCCCCGATGCACGCTGCACCAGCTTCACGGCGCGCAGCCTGTCGCGCAAGATGTCGCAGTTCTATGACGATATGTTGGCCCCTAGCGGCTTGCGCGGCACGCAGTTCAATGTGCTGGTCCAGGCCCGCCGGGCCCATAAGGCCGGCCAAAAGCCGTTGACGGTCACGCGCCTGGCCGAGCTGCTGCACACCGATCGCACCACGCTCACGCGCAATCTGCAGACGCTGCAAGGCCAGGGGCTGGTGGAGGTGGTGGCAGGTAGTGATGGCCGCAGCCGCTGCGTGGTGGTGACCGCTGCGGGCGAACAGGCTTTTCGCCAGGGACTGCAGTACTGGCGCAAGGCCCAGCAGCAGGTGCGTGCGGTCTGTGGGGAGGAGGTGGTGGCCCAGCTGGAGCAGGTGGTGGACCTGATGCTGGAGCGCCTGCAGGCCGCAGCGGAAGGGAGCGTTGCATGA
- a CDS encoding N-acetyltransferase family protein — MHTIRRLAPADMPAFRQLRLAALLDSPTAFSATVDSEQSLSNEQVLARMDGPSHSGVWGAWNAAQVLVGCVGLLHLPQAKLQHKAALYSVYVAPCARGLGLGRRMLKAVIAHTRVLTSLRQLTLGVTAGNMAALRLYQSLGFTEYGCEPSALCVEGRCHDEILMQLRLRD, encoded by the coding sequence ATGCACACCATCCGCCGCCTTGCCCCTGCCGACATGCCCGCTTTTCGCCAGCTGCGCCTGGCGGCCTTGCTGGATTCACCCACCGCCTTCAGCGCCACGGTGGACAGCGAGCAAAGCCTGAGCAACGAGCAGGTGCTGGCCCGCATGGATGGCCCTTCACACAGCGGCGTCTGGGGTGCCTGGAACGCCGCCCAGGTGCTGGTGGGTTGCGTAGGCCTGCTGCACCTGCCCCAGGCCAAGCTGCAGCACAAGGCTGCGCTGTACTCGGTCTATGTAGCACCCTGCGCACGAGGCCTTGGCCTGGGCAGGCGAATGCTCAAGGCCGTCATTGCCCACACCCGTGTGCTGACCAGCCTGCGCCAGCTGACCCTGGGCGTGACGGCTGGCAATATGGCCGCGCTGCGGCTCTACCAGTCGCTGGGCTTTACCGAATATGGCTGCGAACCCAGCGCGCTGTGCGTGGAAGGCCGCTGCCATGACGAAATCCTGATGCAGCTGCGTTTGCGCGACTGA
- a CDS encoding ABC transporter ATP-binding protein: MLKIEQLHAYYGKSHVLHGVNFQVAPGEIVALLGRNGSGRSTTAKAIMGLVDWQGAITWKGQPLTGRKTYEIAQLGLGYVPESRDVFPNLTVQQNLLLGQKGKGKGSRWSLDDMYAMFPRLKERQHTEAGVMSGGEQQMLTLCRTLMGDPDLVLIDEPTEGLAPQIVELVGDYLARLRERGVSVLLIEQKLTIALRISDRALVMGHGAIVYDGTPAQLLDNERVRQEWLEV; this comes from the coding sequence ATGCTGAAGATTGAGCAATTGCACGCTTATTACGGTAAGAGCCATGTGCTGCATGGCGTGAATTTCCAGGTCGCTCCGGGCGAAATCGTGGCGCTGCTGGGCCGCAACGGTTCGGGGCGCAGCACCACGGCCAAGGCCATCATGGGGCTGGTGGATTGGCAGGGCGCTATCACCTGGAAGGGCCAGCCGCTGACGGGGCGCAAGACCTATGAGATTGCCCAGCTGGGCCTGGGCTATGTGCCCGAGAGCCGGGATGTGTTTCCCAATCTGACGGTGCAGCAAAACCTGCTCTTGGGCCAAAAAGGCAAGGGCAAGGGCAGCCGCTGGAGCCTGGACGATATGTACGCCATGTTCCCGCGTCTCAAGGAGCGCCAGCACACCGAGGCGGGCGTGATGTCCGGTGGCGAGCAGCAGATGCTGACGCTGTGCCGCACGCTGATGGGGGACCCGGACCTGGTGCTGATCGACGAGCCCACCGAAGGCCTGGCCCCCCAGATCGTGGAGCTGGTGGGCGACTACTTGGCCCGGCTGCGCGAGCGCGGGGTGTCGGTGCTGCTGATCGAGCAAAAGCTCACCATTGCGCTGCGCATCTCCGACCGGGCCCTGGTCATGGGCCATGGCGCCATCGTCTACGACGGCACGCCTGCGCAGCTGCTGGACAACGAGCGCGTGCGCCAGGAATGGTTGGAGGTGTGA
- a CDS encoding ABC transporter ATP-binding protein, translating to MTQHTATQAGNYALELRDVRKRFGKAEIICGAQLAVRPGERVAVIGPNGAGKSTLFNLISGRFAPSSGEIYLHGQRIDGKPPFAINRAGLSRSFQITNIFPKLSVFENLRCSVLWSMGWRYNFLRFLSGMQDVNARAEQLLVQLRLERRRDTLATNLTYAEQRALEIGITIGGGASVILLDEPTAGMSRSETGRFIELIREVTQGRTLLTVEHDMGVVFGLADRIAVVVYGEVIAFDTPERVRADPRVQAAYLGATP from the coding sequence ATGACACAGCACACCGCCACCCAGGCCGGCAACTACGCGCTGGAGCTGCGCGATGTGCGCAAGCGCTTTGGCAAGGCCGAGATCATCTGTGGCGCCCAACTGGCCGTGCGCCCGGGCGAGCGCGTGGCCGTGATCGGCCCCAATGGTGCGGGCAAGAGCACCTTGTTCAACCTCATCAGCGGGCGGTTTGCGCCCAGCAGCGGTGAGATCTATCTGCATGGCCAGCGCATCGACGGCAAGCCCCCGTTTGCCATCAACCGCGCCGGTCTGTCGCGCAGCTTTCAGATCACCAACATCTTCCCCAAGCTCAGCGTGTTCGAGAACCTGCGCTGCAGCGTGCTGTGGAGCATGGGCTGGCGCTACAACTTTCTGCGCTTTCTGTCGGGCATGCAGGACGTGAATGCCCGCGCCGAGCAGTTGCTGGTTCAGCTGCGGCTGGAGCGCCGCCGCGACACCCTGGCCACCAACCTGACCTATGCCGAGCAGCGGGCGCTGGAAATCGGCATCACCATTGGCGGAGGCGCCAGCGTGATCCTGCTGGACGAGCCCACGGCCGGCATGAGCCGCAGCGAAACCGGCCGCTTCATCGAGCTGATCCGCGAAGTCACCCAGGGCCGCACGCTGCTGACGGTGGAGCATGACATGGGCGTGGTGTTTGGCCTGGCCGATCGCATTGCCGTGGTGGTCTATGGCGAGGTGATTGCCTTTGATACGCCGGAGCGGGTGCGGGCAGATCCGCGCGTGCAGGCCGCGTATCTGGGGGCCACCCCCTGA
- a CDS encoding branched-chain amino acid ABC transporter permease: MSHAPQAIAAAAYGDGAVYRFRPLNIGRILVWSLFALLLVVAPLVFSSSLALTLLSQMGYAIIICLSYNILLGQGGMLSFGHAVYTGLGAFVAIHAMNLASQDGWPIALPLIPVVGGLAGMFFAALLGWVTTRKSGTTFAMITLGMGELVAAMALMFPGFFGGEGGITTDRVYGTPLLGITFGPAIEVYYLIAAYCLVCTAAMFAFTGTPLGRMLNAVRDNPERVAFVGYNPQRVRYMGFVIAGFFAGVGGGLAAINFEIVTAADSVSMLRSGAYLLFTFLGGATFFFGPIIGAVLMVLAMVLMSELTKAWMLYLGLVFLFMVMYAPGGIASLIMMNFRLARYGRLGRIAPAYLALAGTALTALLGAAAMIEMVYHLQLNAALGDSLRFAGMVLDVRKPASWLGAGGLLLTGLFLFELVRRQFVRDWEQAQDDIEQIIQREGV; encoded by the coding sequence ATGTCACATGCGCCTCAAGCGATAGCTGCCGCAGCTTATGGGGACGGCGCTGTCTACCGATTTCGCCCCTTGAACATAGGCCGCATCCTGGTCTGGAGCCTGTTTGCCCTGCTGCTGGTGGTGGCACCTCTGGTGTTCAGCAGCAGCCTGGCGCTGACCCTGCTCAGCCAGATGGGCTATGCCATCATCATTTGCCTGTCCTACAACATCTTGCTGGGCCAGGGCGGCATGCTCAGCTTCGGGCATGCGGTCTACACCGGTCTGGGGGCCTTTGTGGCCATCCACGCCATGAACCTGGCCAGCCAGGACGGCTGGCCCATTGCGCTGCCGCTGATTCCCGTGGTGGGCGGCCTGGCCGGCATGTTCTTTGCCGCGCTGCTGGGTTGGGTCACCACGCGCAAAAGCGGCACCACCTTTGCCATGATCACCCTGGGCATGGGCGAGCTGGTGGCGGCCATGGCGCTGATGTTCCCGGGCTTCTTTGGCGGCGAGGGCGGCATCACCACCGACCGCGTCTACGGAACGCCGCTGCTGGGCATTACCTTTGGCCCGGCCATCGAGGTGTACTACCTCATTGCCGCCTACTGCCTGGTCTGCACGGCCGCCATGTTTGCCTTCACCGGCACGCCGCTGGGCCGCATGCTCAACGCCGTGCGCGACAACCCCGAGCGCGTGGCCTTTGTGGGCTACAACCCCCAGCGCGTGCGCTATATGGGCTTTGTGATTGCCGGATTTTTTGCCGGTGTGGGGGGCGGGCTGGCGGCCATCAATTTCGAGATCGTCACCGCCGCCGACAGCGTGAGCATGTTGCGCTCGGGAGCCTATCTGCTGTTCACCTTTCTGGGCGGGGCCACCTTCTTCTTTGGCCCCATCATCGGTGCCGTGCTGATGGTGCTGGCCATGGTGCTCATGTCCGAGCTGACCAAGGCCTGGATGCTGTACCTGGGCCTGGTGTTCCTCTTCATGGTGATGTATGCCCCGGGCGGCATTGCCAGTCTCATCATGATGAATTTTCGCCTGGCCAGGTACGGCAGGCTGGGGCGCATTGCGCCGGCCTATCTGGCGCTGGCGGGCACGGCCTTGACGGCCTTGCTGGGGGCGGCCGCCATGATCGAGATGGTCTACCACCTGCAGCTCAATGCCGCCTTGGGCGACAGCCTGCGCTTTGCCGGCATGGTGCTGGATGTGCGCAAGCCCGCCAGCTGGCTGGGTGCGGGCGGCTTGCTGCTCACCGGGCTGTTTCTGTTTGAGCTGGTGCGCCGCCAGTTTGTGCGCGACTGGGAGCAGGCGCAGGACGACATCGAACAAATCATTCAGCGGGAGGGCGTATGA
- a CDS encoding branched-chain amino acid ABC transporter permease, with translation MSLEFFTISLLNGVSYGLLLFMLSSGLTLIFSMMGVLNFAHTSFYMLGAYFAYTLSGLIGFWPALFIAPLLVGALGALFERLCLRRVHQFGHVPELLVTFGLSYLVLEVVQLLWGRGTVPYGLPPQLQGPLFTLYGTQFPKSRSFVMLVALCMLAAVWLLLTRTRIGMVIQAALKQPQMVEALGHNVPRVFMLVFGGGCALAGLAGVIGGNTYITEPAMAMSVGSIIFVVVVVGGLGSLAGAFLASLLIGVVQTFAVAIDWSGADLLAAVGLPATPESFGWPVLSLTVAQVAPILPYLFLVLMLIFRPKGLLGTRED, from the coding sequence ATGAGTCTGGAATTTTTCACCATCTCCTTGTTGAATGGCGTGAGCTACGGCTTGCTGCTGTTCATGCTCAGCTCGGGCCTGACGCTGATCTTCAGCATGATGGGTGTGCTGAACTTCGCCCACACCAGCTTTTACATGCTGGGTGCCTATTTCGCCTACACGCTCTCGGGCCTCATCGGCTTTTGGCCGGCGCTGTTCATTGCGCCGCTGCTGGTGGGCGCCTTGGGCGCGCTGTTCGAGCGGCTGTGCCTGCGCCGGGTGCACCAGTTCGGCCATGTGCCGGAGCTGCTGGTCACCTTTGGCCTGTCCTACCTGGTGCTGGAAGTGGTGCAGCTGCTCTGGGGCCGGGGCACCGTGCCCTATGGCCTGCCGCCGCAGTTGCAGGGGCCGCTTTTTACGCTGTATGGCACGCAGTTTCCCAAGTCACGCTCCTTTGTGATGCTGGTGGCGCTGTGCATGCTGGCGGCCGTGTGGCTGCTGCTGACGCGCACCCGCATCGGCATGGTGATTCAGGCCGCGCTCAAGCAGCCGCAGATGGTGGAGGCCCTGGGCCACAACGTGCCGCGCGTGTTCATGCTGGTGTTTGGCGGTGGCTGCGCACTGGCCGGGCTGGCGGGGGTGATCGGTGGCAACACCTACATCACCGAGCCGGCCATGGCCATGTCGGTGGGCTCCATCATTTTTGTGGTGGTGGTGGTGGGCGGCCTGGGCTCTCTGGCCGGGGCCTTTCTGGCCTCGCTCCTGATCGGCGTGGTGCAGACCTTTGCCGTGGCCATTGACTGGTCGGGGGCCGACCTGCTGGCTGCGGTGGGCTTGCCCGCCACCCCCGAGAGCTTTGGCTGGCCGGTGCTCAGCCTCACCGTGGCCCAGGTGGCGCCCATATTGCCCTATCTGTTCCTGGTGCTGATGCTGATCTTCCGCCCCAAGGGCCTGCTGGGCACGCGGGAGGACTGA